From a region of the Vicinamibacteria bacterium genome:
- a CDS encoding FlgO family outer membrane protein: MAIGSLALLLGTLVRAVVLPFESLSEEASSDWRGSAFEEAISSHFVAAGLEVVDVLDRNRHLDEVGIVPGEPITRATAIVIARELDAERVVMGTYVSSGDGLEVEARLVDLKRGATVGIVEDFGTVTDLGPLASLVAKNLLRLEGDGVPPGFEDVAKRRASIPISALEAGARARVALDSAEQRQHLSRALELSGSYLEARFLLGRLLMREGLTREAIDVLAEARGTDELYRAAYFDLGLAYLEVDEVEAALLVFQSLAETESRAATFNNLGTALMRASRFDEATAAFQKACGLAGDVAISGFNLGWSNWRSGKGAEALEQMSEVVARRPFDAEAWLVHSAAAISQALPEEAKRSRVTAEILAPHLVDVDPATVVGWERTLERNGPSSPGGPPPVFDQGLESMAALLDARTLRSRDRFEEAIQLLQKNLYVDPSAGGLRRELAELHHEAGDLDSAASELSILVWAEPSVDAHIDLARLYLQMGEPKRALEQLDRALEIDPEGPDAHRLRDAIAVP; encoded by the coding sequence TGGCCATAGGGAGCCTGGCTCTTTTGCTCGGCACGCTCGTCCGCGCCGTCGTGCTCCCATTCGAGAGCCTTTCTGAGGAAGCTTCATCCGATTGGCGGGGCAGTGCGTTCGAGGAAGCGATTTCGTCTCATTTCGTCGCCGCGGGTCTCGAAGTCGTCGACGTCCTCGACCGAAACCGGCACCTCGATGAAGTGGGCATCGTTCCCGGAGAGCCAATCACTCGGGCTACGGCAATCGTGATCGCGCGCGAGCTCGACGCCGAGCGGGTCGTGATGGGTACTTACGTTTCCTCGGGGGATGGCCTCGAGGTCGAGGCGCGCCTCGTCGATCTGAAGCGAGGCGCGACGGTGGGCATCGTCGAGGACTTCGGTACGGTAACCGATCTGGGACCGCTCGCGAGCCTCGTCGCCAAGAACCTTCTTCGACTCGAAGGGGATGGGGTTCCTCCTGGTTTCGAGGACGTTGCCAAGCGCCGAGCCTCCATACCGATCTCGGCGCTCGAAGCGGGTGCTCGCGCGAGGGTGGCGCTCGATTCGGCCGAACAGCGGCAGCATCTGAGCCGTGCTCTCGAGCTTTCGGGGAGCTACCTCGAAGCTCGTTTCCTTCTCGGAAGGCTCCTGATGCGCGAAGGCCTCACGCGGGAAGCCATCGACGTCTTGGCCGAGGCCCGAGGGACGGACGAGCTCTATCGCGCGGCATACTTCGATCTGGGTCTCGCTTACCTCGAAGTGGACGAGGTCGAGGCCGCGCTTCTGGTCTTCCAGAGTCTGGCCGAGACCGAAAGTCGCGCGGCCACGTTCAACAACCTCGGCACCGCTCTGATGCGTGCTTCGCGTTTCGACGAAGCGACGGCGGCGTTCCAGAAGGCCTGTGGTCTCGCGGGCGACGTCGCGATCTCGGGATTCAACCTGGGTTGGAGCAACTGGCGAAGCGGCAAAGGAGCGGAGGCCCTGGAGCAGATGAGCGAGGTCGTGGCCCGGAGACCGTTCGATGCGGAGGCATGGCTGGTACACAGCGCCGCGGCCATCTCCCAGGCCCTTCCAGAAGAAGCGAAACGGAGCCGGGTGACGGCGGAAATTCTCGCGCCTCACCTCGTCGACGTCGATCCGGCGACGGTCGTGGGTTGGGAAAGAACTCTCGAACGGAACGGACCGAGCTCGCCGGGCGGTCCCCCTCCGGTATTCGATCAGGGCCTGGAATCGATGGCGGCTCTTCTCGATGCGCGAACGCTGCGATCTCGAGATCGATTCGAAGAGGCCATTCAGCTTTTGCAGAAAAACCTCTATGTCGATCCGAGCGCAGGGGGCCTGCGACGCGAGCTCGCCGAGCTTCACCATGAGGCTGGCGATTTGGACAGCGCGGCTTCGGAGCTCTCGATCCTGGTCTGGGCGGAGCCCTCGGTGGACGCGCATATCGACCTCGCCCGGCTGTACCTTCAGATGGGTGAGCCGAAGCGAGCTCTCGAGCAGTTGGATCGGGCGCTCGAGATCGACCCCGAAGGCCCCGACGCCCACAGGCTCCGGGATGCGATTGCCGTCCCTTGA